A genomic stretch from Corynebacterium faecale includes:
- a CDS encoding DUF6474 family protein has translation MGIFEKIRSSRAKTKAQIKAAEAKVKTEAKNKAKLDLKREKLLVKQEQNLLNAEKKGLKSRRKHELKMAKQLLAEKKAGKFNKDNVKRWSGTARMLTPILLPLVYRLTTEARDQFVQGRARRAGVTTEQMSKYAGHGAPLKARISGVRDVAHKSGLPQGFVLDVEERLDELDAAVDNSEYMAPQQRNRAHQSIERDLQQVSDQLQDRLLDH, from the coding sequence ATGGGTATCTTCGAGAAGATCCGTTCCTCCCGGGCGAAGACCAAGGCACAGATCAAAGCTGCCGAAGCCAAGGTGAAAACGGAGGCCAAGAACAAGGCGAAGCTTGACCTCAAGCGCGAGAAGCTCCTTGTCAAGCAGGAGCAGAATCTGCTCAACGCGGAGAAGAAGGGCCTAAAATCCCGCAGGAAACATGAGCTGAAAATGGCCAAGCAACTCCTCGCGGAGAAGAAAGCCGGCAAGTTCAACAAGGACAACGTCAAGCGCTGGAGCGGCACCGCCCGCATGCTCACCCCGATTCTGCTGCCACTGGTCTACCGGCTCACCACCGAGGCCCGTGACCAGTTCGTGCAGGGCCGCGCCCGTCGCGCCGGCGTGACCACCGAGCAGATGTCCAAATACGCCGGACACGGTGCCCCACTGAAGGCCCGGATCAGCGGTGTCCGCGACGTCGCCCATAAGTCCGGTCTGCCCCAGGGTTTTGTCCTGGACGTGGAGGAGCGCCTGGATGAACTGGATGCCGCCGTGGACAACTCCGAGTACATGGCACCACAGCAGCGCAACCGCGCCCACCAGTCCATCGAGCGTGATCTGCAGCAGGTTTCTGATCAACTCCAGGATCGCCTGCTGGATCACTAA
- a CDS encoding LuxR C-terminal-related transcriptional regulator yields MIRVLLADDHEIVRLGLRAVLESADDIEVVGEVSTAEAAVQAAAGGGIDVILMDLRFGPGVQGTQVSTGADATAAIKRNIENPPKVLVVTNYDTDADILGAIEAGALGYLLKDAPPNELLAAVRSAAEGDSTLSPMVANRLMTRVRTPKTSLTPRELEVLKLVAGGSSNREIGRILFLSEATVKSHLVHIYDKLGVRSRTSAVASAREQGLL; encoded by the coding sequence ATGATCCGCGTGCTGCTCGCTGATGACCACGAGATCGTCAGGCTCGGACTCCGTGCTGTTTTGGAAAGTGCAGATGACATCGAAGTGGTGGGGGAGGTGTCCACAGCTGAGGCTGCCGTCCAGGCCGCCGCCGGTGGGGGCATTGATGTGATCCTCATGGATCTCCGCTTCGGCCCCGGTGTCCAGGGCACCCAGGTGTCCACGGGCGCCGATGCCACCGCCGCCATCAAACGCAACATTGAGAACCCGCCGAAGGTGCTGGTAGTGACCAACTACGACACCGATGCCGACATCCTCGGTGCCATCGAAGCCGGTGCCCTGGGGTACCTGCTCAAGGATGCCCCACCGAATGAGCTCCTGGCTGCGGTGCGCTCAGCTGCGGAAGGTGACTCCACCCTGTCACCCATGGTGGCCAACCGCCTCATGACCCGGGTGCGCACCCCGAAGACCTCACTCACTCCCCGTGAGCTGGAGGTGCTCAAGCTGGTTGCCGGTGGTTCCTCCAACCGGGAGATCGGCCGCATCCTGTTCCTGTCTGAAGCAACGGTGAAGTCCCACCTCGTGCACATCTACGACAAGCTGGGTGTGCGTTCACGTACCTCCGCGGTGGCTTCTGCGCGGGAGCAGGGACTGCTCTGA
- a CDS encoding sensor histidine kinase, giving the protein MQSSLDRKPDSMRNELDVENLARRGGQPGAMSYRNSIHILTATLLVVGLGASARLTLTMFAVSCVLLFAWGFLYFYGSSRRVNFSHTKQLAWLFILTLVWVFMLPIVPVSIYIVFPMYFLFLQVMPDVRGIIAVVGATSVAIVSQYPAGLTLGGVMGPSVAALVTIAIDYAFRTLWKVNHEKQELIEQLIETRSQLAETERSAGIAEERQRIAHEIHDTVAQGLSSIQMLLHVAEQEILSRGLDEGQGPESPLYKIRLARTTASDNLSEARAMIAALQPAALAKTSLEGALHRVTEPLLGINFVINVDGDERQLPMKMEATLLRIAQGAIGNVAKHSEAQNCHVTLTYELDQVRLDVVDDGVGFDPERVAQQPAGLGHIGLSALRQRAQELHGEVIVESAYGQGTAVSVALPIEFSSES; this is encoded by the coding sequence ATGCAGTCAAGCCTAGATCGCAAACCGGACTCCATGCGCAATGAGCTGGATGTGGAGAACCTCGCACGCCGGGGCGGCCAGCCCGGAGCGATGAGTTACCGCAACAGCATCCACATCCTCACCGCAACCCTGCTCGTGGTGGGGCTGGGTGCGTCGGCGCGTCTGACGTTGACCATGTTCGCTGTGTCCTGTGTGCTGCTCTTCGCCTGGGGTTTCCTCTATTTCTACGGCTCATCCCGGCGGGTGAACTTCAGCCACACCAAGCAGCTCGCCTGGCTGTTCATCCTCACCCTGGTGTGGGTATTCATGCTGCCGATCGTGCCTGTCAGCATCTACATCGTGTTCCCCATGTACTTCTTGTTCCTGCAGGTCATGCCGGATGTGCGGGGCATCATCGCGGTCGTGGGTGCCACCTCTGTGGCCATTGTCAGCCAGTATCCGGCCGGCCTGACACTAGGTGGTGTCATGGGGCCGTCGGTGGCGGCGCTGGTGACCATCGCCATTGATTATGCCTTCCGTACCTTATGGAAGGTGAACCATGAGAAACAGGAACTCATCGAGCAGCTCATTGAAACCCGGTCCCAGTTGGCGGAAACCGAACGCAGCGCGGGTATCGCTGAGGAACGCCAGCGCATCGCCCACGAAATTCATGACACGGTGGCCCAGGGGTTGTCCTCCATCCAGATGCTGCTGCACGTGGCGGAACAGGAGATCCTCTCCCGGGGATTGGATGAGGGACAGGGGCCGGAATCACCGTTATATAAAATCCGCCTGGCGCGCACCACGGCCTCGGACAATCTCAGTGAGGCCCGCGCGATGATCGCTGCGCTCCAACCTGCTGCGCTAGCCAAAACCTCCCTGGAGGGTGCTCTTCACCGGGTGACGGAACCACTTTTGGGCATCAACTTCGTGATCAACGTGGATGGTGATGAACGCCAGCTGCCCATGAAGATGGAGGCCACCCTCCTGCGGATCGCGCAGGGTGCCATTGGCAATGTAGCCAAACATTCGGAGGCGCAGAACTGCCATGTCACCCTCACCTATGAGCTGGACCAGGTCCGCCTCGATGTGGTGGATGATGGAGTCGGCTTCGATCCGGAGCGGGTGGCGCAGCAGCCCGCGGGTCTGGGCCATATCGGCCTGAGTGCCCTGCGGCAGCGTGCGCAGGAGCTCCACGGTGAGGTGATCGTGGAATCCGCCTATGGGCAGGGCACCGCGGTATCAGTCGCCCTCCCGATTGAATTCTCATCCGAGAGTTAA
- a CDS encoding DUF2020 domain-containing protein, producing the protein MRRTLPTPPWKTLLLTSVIALSVAGCTTEPPVAEQPIAEDPATAEPAPPLTSEVAPVVDGLPADALPEVPGGRGAWEACPYLDTEWVAETNGQRVTGLGVDERFSTPACVFWSYPEEPQLTVLVREMASVDEAIAVVDWAAPIDSTEPAEEPLDWSGGRRGGSAESGALYAVQKDSVAVVVFTNQDQSLKAQLVAEEVIGNLGL; encoded by the coding sequence ATGCGTCGTACATTACCCACTCCACCGTGGAAGACCCTCCTCCTGACCAGTGTGATCGCCCTTTCAGTGGCCGGTTGCACAACGGAGCCACCCGTCGCAGAGCAGCCCATCGCCGAGGATCCCGCCACGGCTGAGCCAGCCCCACCGTTGACCTCGGAGGTTGCACCGGTCGTGGATGGCCTGCCCGCGGATGCGCTCCCCGAGGTGCCCGGCGGCCGCGGGGCGTGGGAGGCCTGCCCCTATCTGGACACCGAGTGGGTTGCGGAAACCAACGGCCAACGGGTCACCGGGCTCGGCGTTGACGAGCGCTTTAGCACGCCCGCCTGTGTCTTCTGGTCCTATCCTGAAGAACCCCAACTGACCGTCTTGGTCCGTGAGATGGCCTCTGTTGATGAAGCCATCGCCGTGGTGGACTGGGCGGCCCCCATCGACTCCACCGAACCCGCCGAGGAACCCCTGGACTGGTCAGGTGGTCGACGCGGTGGATCAGCTGAATCCGGCGCGCTCTACGCAGTGCAGAAGGATTCCGTGGCGGTGGTGGTATTCACCAACCAGGATCAGTCACTCAAGGCACAGCTGGTCGCCGAGGAGGTCATCGGGAATCTGGGACTGTAG
- a CDS encoding class E sortase has product MQSRDSREKPRTRISFSQVLGEIFLTFGVLVLLFVLYESYWTNIESGRQQDAANEKLDELWQEETERVNPRQKLTPELGEAFARMYIPSFGSDFHFAVIEGTDEEELIAGPGRYSDSQMPGEAGNFAVAGHRVGKGAPFNDLGNLRACDAIVVETRNSWDVYRVMPISTDTATREQEAAPCFTPEQMQRMTAGDYADVMGRYITTPNHIEVINPLPGSTSVDVTEGAESLITLTTCHPQFSAAERMIVHGMLVDQISKTDGERPAVLEET; this is encoded by the coding sequence ATGCAGTCACGTGACAGCCGGGAGAAACCCCGCACCCGCATCTCCTTCTCCCAGGTCTTGGGCGAAATCTTCCTGACCTTCGGTGTCCTGGTCCTTCTCTTTGTCCTCTATGAGTCCTACTGGACCAACATTGAATCCGGCAGACAGCAGGACGCAGCCAATGAGAAGTTGGATGAACTCTGGCAGGAGGAGACCGAGCGGGTCAATCCTCGCCAGAAGCTGACACCGGAGCTGGGTGAGGCTTTCGCACGCATGTATATCCCTTCCTTCGGTTCTGATTTCCACTTCGCGGTCATCGAAGGCACCGATGAAGAGGAACTCATCGCCGGCCCCGGCCGTTATAGCGATTCGCAGATGCCCGGGGAGGCCGGCAACTTCGCCGTCGCCGGTCACCGGGTGGGCAAGGGCGCACCCTTCAATGATCTGGGCAACCTGCGGGCCTGTGATGCCATCGTGGTGGAGACCCGCAACTCCTGGGATGTCTACCGCGTCATGCCGATCTCCACGGATACGGCCACTCGTGAGCAGGAGGCCGCACCCTGTTTCACCCCGGAGCAGATGCAACGCATGACAGCCGGTGATTATGCCGACGTGATGGGGCGCTATATCACCACCCCGAACCACATTGAGGTGATCAACCCCCTGCCGGGTTCCACCAGTGTTGATGTGACAGAGGGCGCGGAATCCCTGATCACGCTGACCACCTGCCACCCGCAGTTCTCCGCGGCGGAGCGCATGATTGTCCATGGCATGCTGGTGGATCAGATTTCAAAGACCGATGGGGAACGCCCCGCAGTTTTAGAGGAGACCTAG
- the yidC gene encoding membrane protein insertase YidC — translation MLDFLIYPVSGVMKLWHLLLHDIFGLDDSLAWFISLFGLVITVRAIIAPFTWKMYKSGRVTAQIRPRRAAIAKEFEGRHDEDSIREMQKKNQELNKEFGFNPLAGCVPMLIQLPTIIGLYQVLILMARPEGGLENPIHRSIGFLTAEEVQSFLEGRVNNVPLPAYVTMPAEQLAFLNATREDVLSFVLPLFIVAAVFTAFNMALATYRNLQTNDYASKFSNGMLKTFVWLAILAPLFPLVLGLTGPFPTAIALYWVANNVWTFAQTAIMHFVLERNYPLTEEFKEHHTEQRAAYRVQQREKRSYLRTRRKNRLMMALTPHKASELRARNAAMTEERSARFLAEKEAKKEVKALRRASQRKINQESMEKLRERRQAAKARRRAGSTGEETVEVETSEDAEK, via the coding sequence GTGCTCGATTTTCTGATCTACCCGGTGTCCGGAGTGATGAAACTTTGGCACCTGCTCCTGCATGACATCTTCGGACTCGATGACTCCCTGGCATGGTTCATCTCCCTGTTCGGGTTGGTGATCACCGTTCGCGCCATCATCGCCCCCTTCACCTGGAAGATGTACAAGTCGGGTCGCGTGACGGCGCAGATTCGACCACGGCGGGCGGCGATCGCGAAGGAATTCGAGGGCAGGCACGACGAGGATTCCATCCGTGAGATGCAGAAGAAGAACCAGGAACTGAACAAGGAGTTCGGTTTCAACCCGCTGGCGGGCTGTGTGCCCATGCTCATTCAGCTGCCCACCATCATCGGTCTGTACCAGGTTCTCATCCTCATGGCCCGCCCCGAGGGTGGTCTGGAGAATCCCATCCACCGGTCCATCGGGTTCCTCACCGCGGAGGAGGTGCAGAGCTTCCTCGAGGGCCGGGTGAATAATGTGCCCCTCCCCGCGTATGTGACCATGCCCGCTGAACAACTGGCGTTCCTGAACGCCACCCGGGAGGATGTGCTCAGTTTCGTCCTGCCACTGTTCATCGTGGCTGCGGTGTTCACCGCCTTCAACATGGCACTGGCCACCTACCGCAACCTGCAGACCAACGATTATGCCTCCAAATTCTCCAACGGGATGCTCAAGACCTTCGTCTGGCTCGCGATCCTGGCTCCGCTCTTCCCACTGGTCCTCGGCCTCACCGGCCCCTTCCCCACCGCGATCGCCCTGTACTGGGTGGCCAACAACGTGTGGACCTTCGCCCAAACCGCGATCATGCACTTCGTGCTCGAGCGGAACTATCCGCTCACTGAGGAATTCAAGGAACACCACACGGAACAGCGCGCCGCCTACCGGGTACAGCAGCGGGAGAAACGTTCCTATCTGCGCACCCGCCGCAAGAACCGTCTCATGATGGCCCTGACCCCCCATAAGGCATCTGAACTCCGCGCCCGGAATGCGGCCATGACGGAGGAACGTTCCGCCAGGTTCCTCGCGGAGAAGGAAGCCAAGAAAGAAGTGAAGGCCCTGAGGAGGGCCTCACAGAGGAAGATCAATCAGGAATCGATGGAGAAACTGAGGGAGCGTCGACAAGCAGCCAAGGCCCGGAGACGGGCCGGCAGCACCGGAGAAGAAACCGTCGAGGTGGAGACGTCAGAAGACGCGGAGAAATAA
- a CDS encoding TetR/AcrR family transcriptional regulator, with product MAVSASGKSKTSAGASRRRNRPSPRQRLLDSATNLFTTEGIRVIGIDRILREADVAKASLYSLFGSKDALVIAYLENLDQEWREAWHSRADLLKDPEDKILSFFDQCLEEEPTKGFRGSHFQNAANEYPRPETDSEKGIVAAVMEHRRWCHQTLTDLLTEKNGYPGTTQANQLLVFLDGGLAGSRLLQDIGPLETARELAKQLLSAPPADYSI from the coding sequence GTGGCTGTCAGCGCTTCAGGCAAGAGTAAGACCAGTGCCGGGGCAAGTCGGCGTCGCAATCGACCCAGCCCCCGCCAGCGGCTCCTCGACAGTGCCACCAATCTGTTCACCACGGAGGGAATCCGCGTCATCGGTATTGACCGGATCCTGCGTGAGGCGGATGTGGCGAAGGCCAGCCTGTATTCCCTGTTCGGGTCCAAGGATGCGTTGGTGATCGCCTACCTGGAGAACCTGGATCAGGAGTGGCGGGAAGCGTGGCACAGCCGTGCGGACCTGTTGAAGGACCCGGAAGATAAGATCCTGTCCTTCTTTGATCAGTGTCTCGAGGAGGAGCCGACGAAGGGTTTCCGCGGTTCGCATTTCCAGAACGCCGCAAACGAGTATCCACGTCCGGAGACGGATTCAGAGAAGGGCATCGTCGCAGCGGTGATGGAGCACCGCCGGTGGTGCCATCAGACGTTGACGGATCTGCTCACGGAGAAAAACGGTTACCCGGGCACCACGCAGGCGAATCAGCTGCTGGTTTTCCTCGACGGTGGCCTGGCGGGTTCCCGTCTGTTGCAGGACATCGGCCCCCTGGAGACCGCCCGGGAGCTGGCTAAACAGCTGCTCTCCGCCCCGCCGGCTGACTACTCCATCTGA
- a CDS encoding GlsB/YeaQ/YmgE family stress response membrane protein: MLGMSIVAWIIIGGLAGWIASKIKGTDAQQGIVLNVVVGIVGGLIGGFLLSLFGLDVESGGWIFSFITCLIGAVILLSIVKAVRK; this comes from the coding sequence ATGCTCGGAATGTCTATTGTCGCCTGGATTATCATCGGCGGCCTCGCCGGTTGGATTGCTTCAAAGATCAAGGGAACCGACGCCCAGCAGGGAATCGTGCTCAACGTTGTGGTCGGCATCGTAGGCGGCCTGATTGGCGGTTTCCTACTCAGTCTCTTCGGTCTGGACGTGGAAAGCGGAGGGTGGATCTTCAGCTTCATCACATGTCTGATCGGTGCGGTTATCCTTCTCAGCATCGTTAAGGCAGTGAGAAAGTAA
- a CDS encoding universal stress protein: MSVEDIVVVAVDGSDASKQAVRWAANTANKRGIPLRLASSYTMPQFLYAEGMVPPQELFDDLQAEALEKIDEARAIAHEVAPDIKIGHTIAEGSPIDMLLEMSKSSTMIVMGSRGLGGLSGMVMGSVSGAVVSHASCPVVVVREDSAVNEDTKYGPVVVGVDGSEVSQRATEFAFAEAEARGSELVAVHTWMDMQVQASLAGLAAAQQQWDDVEREQTEMLLARIQPLMEQHPSVPVKKVITRDRPVRALSEASEGAQLLVVGSHGRGGFKGMLLGSTSRALLQSAPCPMMVVRP, translated from the coding sequence ATGAGCGTAGAAGACATTGTTGTCGTCGCAGTAGATGGGTCCGATGCCTCCAAGCAGGCCGTTCGATGGGCTGCGAACACGGCTAACAAGCGTGGTATCCCACTTCGTCTCGCCTCCAGTTACACCATGCCCCAGTTCCTCTATGCAGAGGGAATGGTGCCTCCGCAGGAACTGTTCGATGACCTACAGGCCGAAGCCCTGGAGAAGATCGACGAGGCCCGGGCCATCGCACATGAGGTGGCACCCGATATCAAGATCGGACACACCATCGCAGAGGGCAGCCCGATTGACATGCTGCTGGAGATGTCCAAGTCCTCCACCATGATCGTCATGGGCTCCCGCGGTCTGGGAGGCCTCTCCGGAATGGTCATGGGATCAGTCTCCGGAGCTGTGGTTTCCCACGCGAGCTGCCCAGTCGTGGTGGTGCGCGAGGACAGCGCCGTCAACGAAGACACCAAATACGGCCCCGTTGTCGTCGGTGTTGATGGTTCAGAGGTCTCCCAGCGGGCAACCGAGTTCGCCTTCGCCGAGGCTGAAGCACGTGGTTCCGAACTGGTCGCGGTACACACCTGGATGGACATGCAGGTCCAGGCATCCCTCGCCGGTCTCGCAGCGGCGCAGCAGCAGTGGGATGACGTGGAGCGTGAGCAGACTGAGATGCTCCTCGCACGTATCCAGCCACTGATGGAACAGCATCCGAGCGTGCCGGTGAAGAAGGTCATCACCCGTGACCGTCCGGTAAGGGCGCTGTCTGAAGCATCCGAGGGTGCACAGCTGCTCGTGGTCGGCTCACATGGTCGCGGTGGATTCAAGGGCATGCTCCTGGGTTCCACGTCCCGTGCGCTGCTGCAGTCCGCACCGTGCCCGATGATGGTCGTGCGTCCATAA
- a CDS encoding LLM class flavin-dependent oxidoreductase: MAKPRLSVLDLVALSEGMTAGQAIAHSVEAAQIAEDAGYERYWLAEHHNSEALASSATTLLMGHIAANTNTIRVGSGGIMLPNHSPLHVAEELGTLDAMFPGRIEAGLGRAPGTDPATARELGRGSAHVGDVTASISALQRYLGDPEGQPAVVAHPGQGSKVPLYMLGSSVNGAAMAAEMGLPFAFASHFAPFQMGPAIASYRERAENPYVMAAANVMVADSEEEARFQLSTLQKMFAGIVTNQRSKLTPPEKGLEEKLGPLVWKHITDSLEITFAGTAEQVADELLGFAERYALDEIITVTYAFDPAVRKASIEALGRIW, translated from the coding sequence ATGGCAAAACCACGATTAAGTGTTCTCGACCTTGTGGCACTCAGTGAAGGGATGACGGCCGGACAGGCCATCGCCCATTCAGTTGAGGCCGCCCAGATCGCGGAAGATGCCGGGTATGAGCGCTACTGGTTGGCGGAGCACCATAACTCTGAGGCGCTGGCTTCATCCGCCACCACTTTGCTCATGGGGCACATTGCGGCGAATACCAACACCATCAGGGTGGGGTCCGGTGGGATCATGTTGCCCAATCATTCCCCGCTGCACGTTGCAGAGGAACTCGGGACACTCGATGCGATGTTTCCCGGCAGGATCGAAGCAGGCCTGGGTAGGGCACCGGGAACAGATCCCGCCACAGCGAGGGAACTCGGTAGGGGAAGTGCCCACGTTGGGGATGTCACGGCGTCGATAAGCGCACTTCAACGTTACCTTGGCGACCCGGAGGGGCAGCCGGCCGTGGTCGCGCACCCCGGCCAGGGGTCGAAGGTGCCGCTTTATATGCTGGGATCGTCGGTCAACGGTGCTGCGATGGCGGCGGAGATGGGGTTGCCGTTCGCGTTCGCGAGCCACTTTGCGCCTTTTCAGATGGGGCCGGCGATCGCGTCCTACCGTGAGCGTGCTGAGAACCCCTATGTGATGGCCGCGGCGAATGTCATGGTGGCGGATTCCGAGGAGGAGGCCAGGTTCCAGCTGTCCACGCTGCAGAAGATGTTTGCTGGGATTGTGACCAACCAGCGGTCAAAACTCACGCCCCCGGAGAAGGGTCTGGAGGAGAAACTGGGGCCCCTGGTGTGGAAGCACATCACCGATTCCCTCGAGATCACTTTTGCCGGCACAGCGGAGCAGGTGGCAGACGAGCTGTTGGGTTTTGCCGAGCGTTATGCACTCGATGAGATCATCACGGTGACATATGCCTTCGACCCGGCGGTACGGAAGGCCTCAATTGAAGCTCTCGGGCGGATCTGGTGA
- a CDS encoding pseudouridine synthase, protein MPNRVVQKAKAQPPLPIRNGLNPSRAILPRDEKPVTARDLIDHLISSQRYLHPDDNADALQKRFDDREVVDLWGTPYAPDDLVNPGEDIWFYRIPAAERPIPYTIHIIHEDDDLLVVDKPPYLATMPRGRHITETALVKMRVLTGNQDLTPAHRLDRLTSGVLVMVKRPELRGMYQTLFARREATKTYEAIGDFRPELIPGEEPVIWESRIEKERGIVQAYVVDGEPNTRTRLLSVTPVDDAEQAELEAMHGPLERQGRYVLAPETGKTHQLRIHMRDAGVPILGDPLYPVLHAVDDEDYTTPMHLIARTLTFTDPQSGLKRTFISHRPTGSL, encoded by the coding sequence ATGCCAAACAGGGTAGTACAAAAAGCTAAGGCTCAGCCGCCGCTGCCCATCCGAAACGGACTGAACCCCTCACGCGCTATCCTGCCGCGGGATGAGAAACCGGTTACAGCCCGGGATCTCATCGATCATCTGATCAGCTCTCAACGCTATCTTCACCCTGACGATAACGCCGATGCCCTGCAGAAACGTTTCGACGACCGCGAGGTAGTTGATCTCTGGGGCACACCCTATGCCCCTGATGATCTGGTGAACCCAGGCGAGGACATCTGGTTCTACCGGATTCCCGCGGCGGAACGCCCGATCCCCTACACAATTCACATCATCCACGAAGACGATGATCTCCTGGTCGTAGACAAACCCCCGTATCTTGCCACCATGCCGCGTGGCCGGCACATCACGGAAACCGCTCTGGTGAAAATGCGTGTGCTGACCGGTAATCAGGATCTCACCCCTGCCCACCGCCTCGACCGGCTGACCTCTGGTGTCCTGGTCATGGTCAAGCGCCCTGAGCTGCGGGGAATGTATCAGACGCTGTTTGCCCGCCGTGAGGCCACCAAGACCTATGAGGCCATCGGAGACTTCCGGCCTGAGCTCATTCCCGGTGAAGAACCTGTGATCTGGGAATCCCGCATTGAAAAGGAACGTGGGATAGTGCAGGCCTATGTGGTGGACGGTGAGCCCAATACGCGCACACGACTGCTCAGTGTGACCCCTGTGGATGATGCTGAGCAGGCCGAGCTGGAGGCCATGCACGGACCACTGGAGCGCCAAGGCCGGTATGTCCTTGCACCAGAGACGGGTAAGACCCACCAACTCCGCATTCATATGCGGGATGCTGGTGTCCCGATCCTCGGTGATCCCCTCTACCCGGTGCTTCATGCTGTTGATGACGAGGACTACACCACCCCGATGCACCTGATCGCCAGAACACTCACCTTCACCGACCCCCAAAGCGGTCTTAAGCGAACTTTCATATCTCACCGCCCCACCGGTTCCCTCTAA
- a CDS encoding AlbA family DNA-binding domain-containing protein — protein sequence MIFSALHRELGQRPGPFTIDMINQAIEEGVEERDDLDWKQDLVEQKKLKGEEFVKDIAAMANNGGGLIIYGVKENEKAAVARHDAPGFREGYERSLIAATIHHIHPPVFGVEAFLLQDDQGQAVVVSVPASADRPHLVYRGEMFGVPIRVGADTTWLGEREISRMYRERFNEQRFADEALQSLYDQADLHRDDDRTWFIGVARPCIPILGPRMSDIDIREVVQKSYGESLRVKRGDIFGPIRNVRYANPRPGLRSWVLTSSSDDDLFTAQVTLHHDGSVSVAMALGGIHAPENHTGSTVVSSIFLESYLTDLLILARMVGEKTGTGEYEVRVGLESRDPSPIVMWTPGEPGFFPEDPRVPLKKFIPVTTSIGVRDSLDSVLDALRNIARDCINQGGLSYLRTLRKELT from the coding sequence ATGATCTTCAGTGCCCTTCATCGCGAGCTCGGCCAGCGTCCTGGCCCCTTCACCATCGACATGATCAACCAAGCCATCGAGGAAGGAGTAGAGGAACGCGATGACCTGGACTGGAAACAGGATCTGGTCGAGCAGAAGAAGCTCAAAGGAGAAGAATTCGTCAAAGACATTGCCGCCATGGCAAACAACGGTGGCGGCTTAATTATCTACGGGGTGAAAGAGAACGAGAAGGCTGCCGTAGCCCGTCATGATGCCCCGGGGTTTAGAGAGGGGTATGAACGTAGTCTGATTGCTGCGACCATCCACCATATTCACCCTCCTGTCTTCGGGGTCGAGGCCTTTCTCCTCCAAGATGACCAGGGACAAGCGGTGGTAGTCTCCGTGCCAGCGAGTGCTGATCGACCACACCTGGTGTATCGGGGAGAGATGTTTGGAGTGCCGATACGGGTGGGAGCAGATACCACCTGGCTGGGGGAGCGCGAGATTTCTCGGATGTACCGGGAAAGATTCAACGAGCAACGTTTCGCTGATGAAGCCCTCCAGTCCCTCTACGATCAAGCAGATCTTCATCGCGATGATGACCGCACCTGGTTTATCGGTGTTGCCCGACCCTGCATCCCGATCCTAGGCCCCCGGATGAGTGATATAGACATCAGAGAAGTAGTACAGAAATCCTACGGGGAGTCCCTACGCGTCAAAAGGGGAGACATCTTTGGCCCGATTCGCAACGTCAGATATGCGAATCCTCGGCCTGGCCTGCGTAGTTGGGTTCTTACCTCCTCAAGCGACGATGATTTATTTACAGCGCAGGTCACTTTGCATCATGACGGCTCGGTATCAGTAGCGATGGCTCTTGGAGGTATCCATGCACCTGAGAACCACACTGGCTCTACTGTGGTGTCCTCCATTTTCCTGGAATCTTATCTCACGGATCTGCTGATTCTCGCGCGAATGGTAGGGGAAAAAACCGGAACAGGCGAATATGAAGTACGCGTGGGACTGGAATCCCGCGACCCGAGTCCGATCGTGATGTGGACTCCAGGAGAGCCTGGATTTTTCCCTGAGGATCCTCGGGTTCCGTTGAAGAAATTCATCCCGGTTACCACGTCAATCGGTGTTCGAGACTCCTTGGATTCAGTTCTTGATGCTCTGAGAAATATTGCCCGTGACTGCATTAATCAAGGGGGTCTCTCTTACTTGCGAACCCTTCGGAAAGAGCTAACGTAA